A single Fluviispira vulneris DNA region contains:
- a CDS encoding small ribosomal subunit Rsm22 family protein: protein MRNFYEVNGNVFFNIENYMGEWEKYIGIYDKNGAEKKGAAQSLGSHVQKLWKNFNEDRSQLDKHYMETAIGLQAYISSFLLPNIERVFSLLVRDENIFAIESLLVAEKDELVISDFGCGPLSGSVAILALIEYILKQNSKLIAPKKISIYAIDRSEKVVELGAKFIKNSIITENSISIERLTSPAKLNKKIDIALCINVFNEIPEKHRFKTLKSIYDNSHEGALLLIMEPGQEEHAKALGALRDQFIENSENCEIISPCAHNKPCPLSQKTGRKDWCWFRHSWNPPASLKLIDKFSKIDHHELNFSYLFLQKNKIRSAENYFARCVSDEFALDLKGNKAQFDYFTNNLSSGDKEEFIEMTQYEGGLQKILLCTQIGALESAFMIADPEQKEYRRGRRIKESDELYMRAKERI from the coding sequence ATGAGAAATTTCTACGAAGTAAATGGTAATGTTTTTTTTAATATTGAAAATTATATGGGAGAATGGGAAAAATATATAGGTATTTATGATAAAAATGGTGCTGAAAAAAAAGGAGCTGCACAAAGTTTAGGCTCACATGTTCAAAAACTTTGGAAAAATTTTAATGAAGATCGCAGTCAGCTTGATAAACATTATATGGAAACAGCCATTGGTTTACAGGCATATATCTCTTCTTTTTTATTACCTAATATAGAAAGAGTTTTTTCCCTTTTGGTGAGAGATGAAAATATATTTGCAATAGAAAGTCTTCTTGTAGCAGAAAAAGATGAGTTAGTTATAAGTGACTTTGGTTGTGGTCCACTCAGTGGAAGTGTAGCTATTTTAGCTTTGATCGAGTATATATTAAAACAAAATTCAAAATTAATTGCCCCAAAAAAGATAAGTATTTATGCTATAGATAGATCAGAAAAAGTTGTAGAACTTGGGGCGAAATTTATTAAAAATTCTATAATAACAGAAAATTCCATAAGCATTGAAAGATTAACATCTCCTGCTAAATTAAATAAAAAAATCGATATAGCATTGTGTATAAATGTCTTTAACGAAATTCCAGAAAAGCACAGATTTAAAACACTGAAATCAATTTACGATAATTCCCACGAAGGTGCACTATTGCTTATTATGGAACCAGGGCAAGAAGAACATGCAAAAGCGTTAGGTGCATTGCGGGATCAATTTATAGAAAATTCTGAAAATTGCGAAATAATCTCACCCTGTGCACATAATAAACCTTGCCCGCTTTCGCAAAAAACTGGACGAAAGGATTGGTGTTGGTTTAGGCACTCATGGAATCCTCCAGCATCATTAAAATTAATAGATAAATTCTCCAAAATTGATCACCATGAGTTAAATTTTTCATATTTATTTTTGCAAAAAAATAAAATTCGATCCGCAGAAAATTATTTTGCTCGGTGTGTGAGTGATGAATTTGCTTTGGATTTAAAAGGAAACAAAGCACAATTTGATTATTTTACGAATAATTTATCTTCTGGTGATAAAGAAGAATTTATTGAAATGACTCAATACGAAGGTGGTTTACAAAAAATATTATTGTGTACACAGATCGGAGCACTTGAATCTGCATTTATGATTGCAGATCCTGAACAAAAAGAGTATCGTAGGGGACGTAGAATAAAAGAGAGTGATGAATTATACATGCGTGCCAAAGAACGGATTTAA
- a CDS encoding trans-sulfuration enzyme family protein, with protein MIKKNFDTLCVHAGVEPEQATGAIMTPIFQTSTYVQESPGNPKIYDYSRAGNPTRTALENSLAALEGTKHAISFSSGLAAVQAVAQLLNPGDHVIVCDDVYGGTGRMFRKIFSKYNIEFEFVDMSNPKNIEPYFKKNTKLIWIETPTNPLLKIIDISAVTNLAKKFNVTTCVDNTFSSPVFQNPIEHGAQIVLHSTTKYIGGHSDLVGGCLMLNDDSLAEQLKFLQFAGGSVNAPIEAFLLLRSIKTLSLRMKKHHENALYLAREMQSLKIFSEVIFPGLENHPQYEIAKKQMRGYSGMISARIKGDFNAVKLFLSKLKYFSLAESLGGVESLVNHPETMTHASVPPELRKKLGITPDLLRFSVGIEDAQDLLNDLTQAAKSV; from the coding sequence ATGATTAAGAAAAATTTCGATACATTGTGTGTGCATGCAGGCGTTGAACCAGAACAAGCTACGGGGGCAATCATGACCCCAATTTTTCAAACTTCTACTTATGTGCAAGAATCTCCTGGTAATCCTAAAATTTATGATTATTCACGTGCTGGAAACCCAACGCGCACAGCGCTTGAAAACTCTCTTGCAGCACTTGAAGGCACAAAACATGCAATTTCTTTTTCTTCAGGTTTAGCAGCAGTTCAAGCTGTCGCTCAATTATTAAATCCTGGCGATCATGTCATTGTTTGTGATGATGTTTATGGTGGTACAGGTAGAATGTTTAGAAAAATATTTTCTAAATATAATATTGAATTTGAATTTGTTGATATGTCAAATCCTAAAAATATTGAGCCATATTTTAAAAAAAATACAAAATTAATTTGGATAGAAACACCTACAAACCCTTTGTTAAAAATAATAGATATATCTGCAGTAACAAATTTAGCTAAAAAATTTAACGTAACAACATGCGTAGATAATACTTTTTCATCTCCGGTATTTCAAAATCCTATCGAACATGGAGCGCAAATTGTTCTGCACAGTACAACAAAATATATTGGCGGACACAGTGATTTAGTAGGTGGATGCCTTATGTTAAATGATGACTCGCTTGCTGAACAACTGAAATTTTTACAATTTGCAGGTGGCAGTGTAAATGCACCTATTGAAGCATTTTTATTATTAAGAAGTATAAAAACTCTTTCATTAAGAATGAAAAAACATCATGAAAATGCCCTTTATCTTGCCCGTGAAATGCAGAGTTTGAAAATATTTTCGGAAGTTATTTTTCCCGGACTCGAAAATCACCCACAATATGAAATCGCAAAAAAGCAAATGCGTGGATATTCAGGCATGATCTCTGCTAGAATAAAAGGCGATTTTAATGCGGTTAAACTATTTTTATCTAAACTCAAATATTTCTCTTTAGCAGAAAGCTTGGGTGGAGTTGAATCCCTTGTCAATCATCCAGAAACAATGACACACGCAAGCGTTCCGCCTGAACTCAGAAAAAAACTTGGTATCACTCCAGATCTTTTAAGATTTTCAGTAGGTATTGAAGATGCTCAAGACCTTTTAAATGATTTGACACAAGCTGCAAAATCTGTCTGA
- the mltG gene encoding endolytic transglycosylase MltG: protein MIKRIIFLLLIVFSTFFAFSFIWFMHWLKSSNPMHKEPIEYSLLEGSTFTKVAFDLERQNIISHPKLFSLYAKFMQVTGDLKVGAYLFPVDISPEQVLSKLVRGDIITTRVTIAEGLNVYQISELLSQYFPKVRYKTWLDLMHSKELIQYVAPNTKVNSLEGFIFPQTYVFNPSSPPKLIVKTFLTEFKKNVTQEMLDKAKHLGLTQLQYVTLASIVEKETGLPSERERIAGVYWNRLKLKMKLQADPTVIYGVWKTYKGSLTRKDLVTPTPYNTYTQYGLPPGPIANPGLASLKATLYPVSNDLYFVAKGDGSHIFSKNLVDHNKAVRNYVIFLKKSKKGSN, encoded by the coding sequence ATGATTAAAAGAATTATTTTTTTATTATTAATCGTTTTTTCTACTTTTTTTGCCTTTTCATTTATATGGTTTATGCATTGGTTGAAAAGTTCAAATCCAATGCACAAAGAGCCAATTGAGTACAGTTTGCTAGAGGGCTCAACATTTACAAAAGTAGCATTTGATTTGGAACGACAAAATATTATATCTCACCCAAAATTATTTTCATTGTATGCAAAATTTATGCAAGTCACTGGAGATTTAAAAGTAGGGGCATATTTATTTCCAGTTGATATTTCCCCCGAGCAAGTACTTTCAAAACTGGTTCGTGGAGATATAATAACCACCCGTGTGACAATTGCGGAAGGTTTAAATGTTTATCAAATTTCAGAATTGTTAAGTCAATATTTCCCAAAAGTGCGTTATAAAACTTGGTTAGATTTAATGCATTCGAAGGAGCTCATTCAATATGTTGCACCTAATACTAAGGTCAATTCCTTGGAAGGATTTATCTTTCCACAAACCTATGTTTTTAATCCCAGTTCACCCCCAAAATTGATAGTAAAGACATTTTTAACTGAATTTAAAAAAAATGTTACCCAAGAGATGCTTGATAAGGCAAAGCATTTAGGGTTGACACAATTGCAATATGTTACTTTGGCTTCTATCGTTGAAAAAGAAACAGGTTTACCATCTGAAAGAGAAAGAATTGCAGGTGTTTACTGGAATAGATTGAAATTAAAAATGAAACTTCAAGCAGACCCCACTGTGATCTATGGGGTTTGGAAAACTTATAAAGGATCTCTTACACGTAAAGATCTTGTTACTCCCACACCATATAACACCTATACCCAATATGGTCTGCCACCAGGGCCAATTGCAAACCCAGGATTAGCAAGTTTAAAAGCAACACTGTATCCCGTATCGAATGATTTATATTTTGTTGCAAAAGGAGATGGTTCGCATATCTTCTCTAAAAATTTGGTGGATCACAATAAAGCAGTACGTAATTATGTTATTTTTTTAAAAAAGAGTAAAAAGGGAAGCAATTAA
- a CDS encoding formimidoylglutamase has product MNIDVLRYLEPTKLNFNARAESIGSNFTKISLNPKNNQFITEQIIDKFILLGIPDDRGVIANLGNPGAKEGPKSFRDSFYKMYDTKIMQDMTNSKVFSQNLPPTNKTQFFLSDKITDVGNIILADSIEETHERLAYVVEFLLRNKARFIFVIGGGHDFTYGSYKGHVKSRENEIIPIINLDAHFDLRPVINNEINSGTAFYRIIKDFNKNIANGKALLEIGIQRERNPHSLFDYAMQNGIKTVEYISLLNIWKEFTSGNIQIPSEHIHDHIDDCSKFGFERKTGSLHISLCLDVFDQAIAPGTSASTPIGAQMKDLSQTFAYFGRSNTCRIMDIAELCPARDTLDQTARLCASIVYRIILLREEYSNR; this is encoded by the coding sequence ATGAATATAGATGTTTTAAGATATCTCGAACCAACCAAATTAAATTTTAATGCCAGAGCGGAATCAATCGGTTCTAATTTTACAAAAATATCCTTAAATCCTAAAAATAATCAATTTATTACTGAGCAAATAATCGATAAGTTTATTCTCTTAGGCATACCTGACGATCGGGGTGTCATTGCTAATTTAGGAAATCCCGGTGCTAAAGAAGGGCCAAAATCATTTCGGGATTCTTTCTATAAAATGTATGATACAAAAATTATGCAAGATATGACAAACTCAAAAGTATTTTCACAAAATTTACCCCCAACCAACAAGACTCAATTTTTTCTATCCGATAAGATAACAGATGTTGGAAATATAATTTTAGCTGATTCTATAGAAGAAACACATGAGAGACTTGCTTATGTTGTTGAGTTCCTTTTAAGAAATAAAGCCAGATTCATTTTCGTAATTGGAGGAGGCCATGATTTTACTTACGGCAGTTACAAAGGACATGTTAAAAGCAGAGAGAACGAAATTATACCTATCATCAATCTCGATGCTCATTTTGATTTACGCCCCGTTATTAATAATGAAATAAATAGTGGCACTGCTTTTTATCGTATTATTAAAGATTTTAATAAAAATATTGCAAATGGCAAAGCTCTTTTAGAAATTGGAATTCAAAGAGAGCGCAATCCGCACTCTCTTTTTGATTATGCCATGCAAAATGGAATTAAAACTGTCGAATATATTTCCCTATTAAATATCTGGAAAGAATTTACAAGTGGAAACATACAAATACCCTCCGAGCATATCCATGATCATATTGATGATTGCTCTAAATTTGGCTTTGAACGGAAAACAGGGAGCTTGCATATTTCACTTTGTTTAGACGTATTTGATCAAGCGATTGCTCCTGGAACAAGCGCATCGACTCCCATCGGAGCACAGATGAAAGATCTTTCACAAACTTTCGCATATTTTGGAAGATCAAATACATGTCGCATTATGGACATTGCAGAACTCTGCCCAGCAAGAGATACTCTTGATCAGACTGCACGTCTTTGCGCTTCTATAGTATATCGCATCATTCTCTTAAGAGAAGAATATTCTAATAGATAA
- a CDS encoding serine hydrolase, which produces MKKARQKYLEGFISKNIIKCLNELESNVEQGLFTAWSIGNNEFQVSCFWADEFKPSEVKSADGLSPSIHPTFDLASLTKPIFINLYLRYLLKNDFATLIHKPIKDLIKFEQCDIGNKDFYDFFNEPKNLHFTLDTFLSHRSGAKNWHWMGSSLWLQKATSHHKNANIYYSTLDIKDPLFQENVLANLNKKAINDLNDQNFSLTIYSDINYYILARIIEMIDDKNETWEKRLFFLNNYLDTAFSHASINSSYLKNCVPYFPYISSYNSELATHQFKSFNYGSVHDSNANILSALGEKSNIVSGHAGLFGSISDVAKAVSALSRSQYLLQNSSAKEKNRFIAGLDTPETKKTSAGIKNWPIQFGDVFGHLGYTGTSFWFYNQLNKKVSENYHILLTNRTSERKKMGVLKCPRILIVSEIKRNTTQYFQIIDKEISLIPFSEVNDLCQELSEYSHRIWDTSVLRSYPDMAKIRKSVAHKLWDI; this is translated from the coding sequence ATGAAAAAAGCAAGACAAAAATATTTAGAAGGTTTTATATCAAAAAACATTATTAAATGTCTAAATGAACTCGAAAGTAATGTTGAGCAAGGTTTATTCACCGCTTGGTCAATAGGAAATAATGAATTTCAAGTATCTTGCTTTTGGGCCGACGAATTTAAACCTTCAGAAGTGAAATCAGCAGATGGTTTGAGTCCATCTATACATCCAACATTTGATTTAGCAAGTTTAACAAAGCCGATTTTTATTAATTTATATTTAAGATATTTATTAAAAAATGATTTTGCGACTTTGATCCATAAACCTATTAAGGATTTAATTAAATTCGAACAGTGTGATATTGGAAATAAAGATTTTTATGATTTTTTTAATGAGCCAAAGAATTTGCATTTTACTTTAGATACTTTTCTTTCTCATCGGTCAGGCGCCAAAAATTGGCACTGGATGGGGAGTTCTCTATGGTTGCAGAAAGCGACTTCGCATCATAAAAATGCTAATATTTATTACTCTACTCTTGACATTAAAGATCCTTTATTTCAAGAAAACGTACTAGCAAATTTGAATAAAAAAGCAATCAATGATTTGAACGACCAAAATTTTTCATTAACGATTTATTCCGATATTAATTATTATATACTCGCAAGAATTATTGAAATGATAGATGATAAAAACGAGACTTGGGAAAAAAGGTTATTTTTTTTAAACAATTATTTAGACACAGCTTTTTCTCATGCGAGTATCAATTCGTCTTACTTAAAAAACTGTGTGCCATATTTTCCATATATTTCTTCTTATAATTCAGAATTAGCAACGCACCAATTTAAAAGCTTTAATTATGGCTCTGTGCACGATAGCAATGCCAATATTCTATCAGCGCTTGGTGAAAAATCTAATATTGTTTCTGGGCATGCTGGACTATTTGGTAGCATCAGTGACGTGGCTAAGGCTGTGTCTGCGCTTTCAAGAAGTCAGTACTTACTTCAAAATAGCTCGGCAAAAGAGAAGAATAGATTTATTGCCGGACTCGATACACCTGAAACCAAAAAAACGTCTGCCGGTATAAAAAATTGGCCTATTCAATTTGGTGACGTGTTTGGACACTTGGGTTATACGGGAACCTCATTTTGGTTTTACAATCAATTAAATAAAAAAGTTTCTGAAAATTATCATATTTTATTGACGAATCGTACTTCTGAAAGAAAAAAAATGGGTGTTTTGAAATGTCCACGCATTCTCATCGTGAGTGAAATTAAAAGGAATACGACACAGTATTTTCAAATTATAGATAAAGAAATTTCTCTTATTCCTTTTTCAGAAGTAAATGATTTGTGTCAAGAATTGAGTGAATATTCTCATAGGATTTGGGATACGAGTGTTTTGAGAAGTTATCCAGATATGGCTAAAATTAGGAAATCTGTTGCTCATAAATTATGGGATATTTAA
- a CDS encoding type III pantothenate kinase, with translation MSHSEIITYLTEQTISTMDLAKKIAKESNENKIFAVFAEKQTGGRGRNGSVWQQTELSSNPLNQSENITKFQSLTEALAQQTDFLPLTFAIPSQKIKVPFEWVTTLVGCAVFDSLKKTESFLLSHFQDLPLQNNNNIYIKWPNDIISYQNKNKLTTDPIYYKKICGILCETSSVQNNIGDFFIGIGLNFFRHPSTETSTSFWESLFPLDINKTEKRNINKFLNTKSYIQTTLAYFSENLLAELNEYLFVKREIQQLKNLAIERSLPLGTILSVNKGTRIGEFLGIDDNAALLLSGSKEPILSGEISIKEKNVNKTEQKNIKTSPSISNLSVAKISPTLAIDFGNTRVHIGFQSSDSRKYQIDIPYDVFLTKNIHNIRDALRPILEGFIADRNKKIDFIYTSVNTPEKTQETMKSIKNFLTTTFPEIILNENKFTEQDILSAIEISGDFDKKRLGADRALKFIFAAKEAQKTKKNTIIFSFGTAVTCEGVSADLNILENFIFPGIQMAFNAIHHYTALVPQFYANPDLFSPYKRHWNQEIYVQRGIFLSTASTVLATLKMHSPCKCYLSGGNAEEILKIINEVDPKNNLDIEIFPSIETDTLLNIKDHLLKPHKVEQIPQIDYFKKIKYNKFEKLPHDNILNEETDLTHTDENIDNVMQSMLKARSPIHKERNLIPKQEEFRRIGSRMENVDENERIDAYMSRKFQFHNRETWRERILNNEVLIEHGAHREKNHGYEVKLNKIKPTYKLKNYDQIWLFHPPEYEPDVIEKIDVVFDNQDVCIFSKPPNMVIHAAGLYGKNTFVNIAAKMGYADCAAVHRIDRETSGILACARKSSTRGIISEAFRQGNVDKMYLAVTKGSRALPEKFRVNLPIGEPENSLIRLKLWVDGKNLQSAETWFAKLATYNDYTLFACLPQTGRTNQIRIHLAAIGHWIVGDKMYHANENVFIEFYEKGYTHWVNEQTLFPRHMLHNTGIMIHSNELPELTDKPIICELPQDMLNSDIVKNLLNNSSVPLESEAQKEFLSRLFLKLHDTDFTLFPEIYQN, from the coding sequence ATGTCACATTCTGAAATTATAACTTATTTAACCGAACAAACCATCTCAACTATGGATCTGGCAAAAAAAATTGCCAAAGAATCCAATGAGAATAAAATTTTTGCCGTTTTTGCAGAAAAGCAAACAGGAGGCAGAGGCAGAAATGGCAGTGTTTGGCAGCAAACTGAACTTTCATCTAATCCTTTGAACCAATCGGAAAATATAACAAAATTTCAGAGTTTAACAGAAGCTCTCGCACAGCAAACTGATTTTTTACCTTTAACTTTTGCAATACCAAGTCAAAAAATCAAAGTTCCATTTGAATGGGTGACAACTCTTGTTGGCTGCGCTGTTTTCGACTCATTAAAAAAAACAGAGTCTTTTTTACTCTCACATTTTCAAGATTTACCATTGCAAAATAATAATAATATTTATATTAAATGGCCAAATGATATTATCTCTTATCAAAATAAAAACAAGTTAACAACTGACCCCATTTATTACAAAAAAATATGTGGGATTCTTTGTGAAACATCCTCTGTGCAAAACAATATTGGTGATTTTTTTATAGGTATTGGTTTAAATTTCTTTAGGCATCCTTCAACGGAAACTTCTACTTCTTTTTGGGAAAGTCTTTTTCCTCTTGATATTAATAAAACAGAAAAAAGAAATATAAATAAATTTTTAAATACCAAATCTTATATTCAAACCACATTAGCTTATTTTTCAGAAAACTTATTAGCTGAACTGAATGAATATTTGTTTGTAAAAAGAGAGATACAACAACTTAAAAACTTAGCCATTGAAAGATCTCTTCCACTTGGCACGATTCTATCTGTAAATAAAGGAACAAGAATCGGTGAATTTTTAGGTATTGATGACAATGCTGCTCTTTTATTGAGCGGCTCTAAAGAGCCTATATTATCTGGGGAAATCTCGATAAAAGAAAAAAATGTTAATAAAACCGAACAAAAAAATATTAAAACTTCACCGTCAATTTCCAATTTATCAGTTGCAAAAATTTCACCTACTTTAGCAATTGATTTTGGCAATACAAGAGTTCATATTGGTTTTCAATCTTCAGATTCTAGAAAGTATCAAATTGACATCCCTTACGATGTTTTCTTAACTAAAAATATACATAACATAAGGGATGCTTTGCGCCCAATTTTAGAGGGCTTTATAGCTGATAGAAATAAGAAAATTGATTTCATTTACACCTCAGTTAATACTCCTGAAAAAACTCAAGAAACAATGAAATCAATTAAAAACTTTTTAACCACTACATTCCCTGAAATCATTTTGAATGAAAATAAATTCACAGAACAAGATATTTTAAGTGCAATTGAAATATCTGGTGATTTTGATAAAAAAAGGCTTGGTGCAGATAGAGCTTTAAAATTTATTTTTGCCGCAAAAGAAGCACAAAAAACCAAAAAAAATACGATTATTTTTTCATTTGGTACAGCGGTAACATGTGAAGGCGTTTCAGCCGATTTAAATATTTTAGAAAATTTTATTTTCCCAGGTATACAAATGGCTTTCAACGCCATCCATCATTACACCGCATTGGTTCCACAGTTTTATGCCAATCCTGATTTATTTTCGCCATATAAAAGACACTGGAATCAAGAAATCTATGTGCAACGCGGGATTTTTCTGTCCACCGCATCAACTGTTTTAGCTACTTTAAAAATGCATTCTCCTTGTAAATGTTATTTGAGTGGTGGAAATGCTGAGGAAATACTAAAAATTATCAATGAAGTTGATCCAAAAAATAACCTAGATATCGAAATATTTCCGAGTATTGAAACTGATACTTTATTAAATATAAAAGATCATTTATTAAAGCCTCATAAAGTAGAACAAATACCTCAAATTGATTATTTTAAGAAAATAAAATATAATAAATTTGAAAAACTTCCTCATGACAACATTTTAAATGAAGAAACTGATTTGACCCATACTGACGAAAATATTGATAATGTTATGCAGTCGATGCTAAAAGCTCGTTCTCCTATCCATAAAGAAAGAAATCTTATTCCTAAACAAGAAGAGTTTAGAAGAATTGGCAGTCGTATGGAAAATGTTGATGAAAATGAGCGGATTGATGCTTATATGTCTCGTAAGTTTCAATTCCACAATCGAGAAACATGGCGTGAAAGAATTCTAAATAATGAAGTTTTAATTGAACATGGTGCACATAGAGAAAAGAATCATGGATACGAAGTAAAACTCAATAAAATAAAGCCCACTTATAAATTAAAAAATTATGATCAAATCTGGCTTTTTCATCCACCTGAATATGAACCAGATGTCATAGAAAAAATTGATGTTGTATTTGACAACCAAGATGTGTGTATTTTTTCTAAACCACCCAATATGGTTATACATGCAGCAGGACTCTATGGAAAAAATACATTTGTAAATATTGCAGCTAAAATGGGTTATGCCGACTGCGCTGCAGTGCATCGTATTGATCGCGAAACAAGTGGTATTTTAGCTTGTGCACGTAAATCATCTACCCGTGGAATTATTTCAGAAGCTTTCAGACAAGGTAACGTAGATAAAATGTATTTAGCTGTAACGAAAGGCAGCAGAGCTTTACCTGAAAAATTTAGAGTCAATTTACCTATTGGAGAACCTGAAAATTCACTCATCCGTTTAAAACTTTGGGTTGATGGTAAGAACCTGCAATCTGCAGAAACATGGTTTGCAAAACTGGCTACATATAATGACTATACTTTATTTGCGTGCTTGCCACAGACTGGTAGAACGAATCAAATTCGCATTCACCTCGCAGCTATTGGCCATTGGATTGTTGGTGATAAAATGTATCATGCGAATGAAAATGTTTTTATCGAATTTTACGAAAAGGGATATACTCATTGGGTTAATGAGCAAACTTTATTTCCAAGACATATGTTGCATAATACTGGTATAATGATTCATAGCAATGAATTACCCGAATTAACTGATAAACCGATTATCTGCGAACTTCCCCAAGATATGCTCAATTCAGATATTGTTAAAAATCTTTTAAATAACTCATCTGTTCCCCTCGAATCAGAAGCACAAAAAGAGTTTTTATCTCGCTTATTTTTAAAACTTCATGATACAGACTTCACCCTTTTTCCAGAAATTTATCAAAATTAA
- the nadC gene encoding carboxylating nicotinate-nucleotide diphosphorylase, with protein sequence MELTKVKPHCPYLMPKNELLQIDFIDFCNSKLGVSPKRVSADITLWLDEDHGSGDSTLFAGFPKNPIVNFFVVAKHDFILSGLHIMQEVFRQTSGGYTKIFSDFKDGMSLKKGDIVIAGIGSASSILLAERVALNFAAKMSGITNKTQQISAEIKKINKDITLLETRKTTPGLRMYEKYATRVGGARNHRHALDSGAMLKENHIRSIGSIEDALNNLNKNLPILTKIEIEVSDLLEFRTALHKRPDVIMLDNFPLNDARTAIYEKNIFDKNIKIELSGNLDEKNLLEISSIEVDYLSMGALIHKAIWVDMSLQIYRP encoded by the coding sequence ATGGAACTGACTAAAGTAAAGCCACACTGTCCATATTTGATGCCAAAAAATGAGCTTTTGCAAATAGACTTTATCGACTTTTGCAACTCAAAACTTGGTGTATCACCCAAACGTGTCAGTGCAGATATAACTCTTTGGTTAGATGAAGACCATGGCTCTGGAGACTCAACTCTCTTTGCTGGCTTCCCCAAAAACCCAATTGTAAATTTTTTTGTGGTCGCCAAGCATGATTTCATACTCTCAGGATTGCATATAATGCAAGAGGTCTTTAGACAAACCTCAGGCGGATACACAAAAATATTTTCAGATTTTAAGGATGGGATGTCGCTTAAAAAAGGCGATATTGTCATCGCAGGCATAGGCAGTGCAAGCTCCATTTTACTTGCTGAACGCGTTGCTCTTAATTTTGCTGCAAAAATGAGTGGAATCACGAATAAGACACAGCAAATTTCTGCTGAAATAAAAAAAATCAATAAAGATATTACCCTACTAGAAACGCGTAAAACCACACCTGGTCTACGTATGTATGAAAAATATGCGACACGCGTCGGTGGTGCAAGAAATCATAGACATGCTCTCGATTCTGGAGCTATGTTAAAGGAAAATCACATAAGAAGTATTGGTAGTATCGAAGATGCTCTTAATAATTTAAATAAAAATCTACCAATCTTAACGAAAATCGAAATTGAAGTAAGCGATTTGCTTGAATTTAGAACAGCCTTGCATAAACGACCTGACGTCATCATGCTTGATAATTTTCCATTAAATGATGCGCGAACAGCCATCTATGAGAAGAATATTTTTGACAAAAATATAAAAATTGAATTGAGTGGCAATTTAGATGAAAAAAATTTACTAGAAATAAGTTCAATAGAAGTCGATTACTTAAGCATGGGTGCTTTGATACATAAAGCAATTTGGGTAGATATGAGCTTGCAAATCTATCGCCCTTAA
- a CDS encoding NADH-quinone oxidoreductase subunit A: MEHSVQYIGMNPYLPILLILIFGLALGLGVSGVSFLLGPKKPNQHKLEVYECGLPITSTAERRFSIKFYLTAILFILFDIETIFMYLWSAAFDYLGWFGIVEIGIFVATLAIGYIYVLKRGALRWD; the protein is encoded by the coding sequence ATGGAGCATTCCGTACAATATATTGGTATGAACCCATATTTACCAATATTGCTCATTTTAATTTTTGGACTGGCACTTGGCTTGGGAGTGAGCGGTGTTTCATTTTTATTAGGCCCCAAAAAACCTAATCAACATAAACTCGAAGTCTATGAATGCGGCTTGCCAATCACAAGCACGGCTGAGAGACGCTTTTCAATCAAATTCTATTTGACAGCAATACTTTTTATTCTTTTTGATATTGAAACCATCTTTATGTACCTTTGGTCAGCAGCATTTGATTATTTAGGTTGGTTTGGAATTGTTGAAATTGGAATTTTTGTTGCAACACTTGCAATCGGCTATATTTACGTGCTCAAACGTGGCGCGTTACGTTGGGATTAA